From Streptomyces sp. NBC_01460, a single genomic window includes:
- a CDS encoding ABC transporter permease, with protein MRGRRWSLVRRALSLVAALGIWQALTSYDVTLWLRFEQFPTVTDVARAFGDRLGGDAYWQDLTDSLTRIVTGFALAAVLGITAGTAIARSRLVSDLLGPVLEVVRPVPAIALVPVAILLFPSNEQGIVFITCTAAFFPVMVSTRHAVRALTPVWEEAVLTMGGGRWRILGSVVLPGALPGILGGLSVGIGVSWICVISAEMISGEYGVGYRTWQDYTVVDYPGVFVGMVTIGLLGWITSTAVELLGRRLTRWLPRTEGSRPPPPVRHRTRPEPPVAAPVPLAKERVHP; from the coding sequence ATGAGGGGGCGACGGTGGTCGCTCGTGCGGCGGGCGCTGTCGCTGGTGGCCGCCCTGGGCATCTGGCAGGCGCTGACCTCCTACGACGTCACTCTGTGGCTGCGCTTCGAGCAGTTCCCCACGGTGACCGACGTGGCCCGTGCGTTCGGTGACCGGCTGGGCGGTGACGCGTACTGGCAGGACCTCACCGACAGTCTGACCCGGATCGTCACCGGCTTCGCCCTGGCCGCCGTCCTCGGCATCACGGCCGGCACGGCGATCGCCCGCTCGCGGCTGGTCTCGGACCTGCTGGGCCCCGTCCTGGAGGTGGTGCGCCCCGTCCCGGCGATCGCCCTGGTGCCCGTGGCGATCCTGCTCTTCCCCAGCAACGAGCAGGGCATCGTCTTCATCACCTGCACCGCGGCGTTCTTCCCCGTCATGGTCTCCACCCGGCACGCGGTGCGTGCGCTCACCCCGGTGTGGGAGGAGGCCGTCCTGACGATGGGCGGCGGCCGGTGGCGGATCCTCGGCTCGGTCGTCCTGCCCGGCGCGCTCCCCGGCATCCTCGGCGGGCTCTCCGTCGGCATCGGGGTGTCGTGGATCTGCGTGATCTCCGCCGAGATGATCTCCGGGGAGTACGGGGTCGGCTACCGCACCTGGCAGGACTACACGGTCGTCGACTACCCGGGGGTCTTCGTCGGCATGGTCACGATCGGCCTGCTGGGGTGGATCACCTCGACCGCGGTGGAGCTGCTGGGCCGCCGGCTCACCCGGTGGCTGCCGCGCACGGAGGGCAGCCGCCCTCCGCCCCCCGTACGGCACCGGACGCGGCCGGAACCCCCGGTGGCGGCACCGGTACCCCTGGCGAAGGAGCGGGTGCACCCATGA
- a CDS encoding ABC transporter substrate-binding protein, with protein sequence MRRTAIRTAGALLAPALLVPLTAGCGGEASAGDDGTVTVTVGYQSRTINTVTAGTLLRSLGYFEDELRARGERDGVTYEVKWQDYATGAPITAQMTAGKIDIGSMGDFPLLINAARGTQLGRPTKLVSVTGYNLRGGLNTVVTAADSKLRSLKDLRGRKVSTSVGSAADGTLVRALQQAGLDPEKDIRKLNQQPAVGASALQAGSADALSQFVAWPGLLAFQGRAKALYDGAELNLPTFHGVTVVEDFAKKRPAVLEDFLRAQGRATEYLHAHPVAASESVAKATGLPAEVVHLYNGAQGIATFDTTVKPALVAALEKDVPVLRSAKLVGDVDVDSFVDEQYVKRVYGSAYAKARAAGPPAARGGEVWLKGEDTTSAFATPTEVLRYAAGHEGRVRAAYVPDAGTGTLWFADRAVWVEDAGELRPYVTESAARADVAAHPGSRTVPYATALGLARAS encoded by the coding sequence ATGCGACGCACGGCAATCCGTACGGCCGGCGCCCTGCTGGCCCCCGCGCTGCTCGTCCCGCTCACGGCGGGCTGCGGAGGCGAGGCGAGCGCGGGTGACGACGGCACGGTCACGGTGACCGTCGGCTATCAGTCCAGGACCATCAACACCGTCACGGCGGGCACGCTGCTGCGCTCGCTGGGCTACTTCGAGGACGAGCTGCGGGCCCGCGGCGAGCGGGACGGCGTCACGTACGAGGTGAAGTGGCAGGACTACGCGACCGGCGCCCCGATCACCGCCCAGATGACGGCGGGAAAGATCGACATCGGCTCGATGGGCGACTTCCCCCTGCTGATCAACGCCGCCCGTGGCACACAGCTGGGCCGCCCGACCAAGCTGGTCTCGGTCACCGGCTACAACCTGCGCGGCGGCCTCAACACCGTGGTGACCGCGGCTGATTCGAAGCTCCGCTCCCTGAAGGACCTGCGCGGCAGGAAGGTCTCCACGAGCGTCGGTTCGGCCGCGGACGGGACGCTCGTCCGCGCGCTCCAGCAGGCCGGGCTCGACCCGGAGAAGGACATCCGCAAGCTCAACCAGCAGCCCGCGGTGGGCGCGTCGGCCCTCCAGGCCGGCAGCGCGGACGCCCTGTCCCAGTTCGTGGCCTGGCCCGGACTGCTGGCGTTCCAGGGCCGGGCGAAGGCGCTCTACGACGGGGCGGAGCTGAATCTTCCGACGTTCCACGGGGTCACCGTCGTCGAGGACTTCGCCAAGAAGCGGCCCGCCGTGCTGGAGGACTTCCTCCGGGCGCAGGGCCGGGCGACGGAGTACCTGCACGCGCACCCGGTGGCGGCCTCCGAGTCGGTGGCGAAGGCGACGGGCCTGCCGGCCGAGGTCGTCCACCTCTACAACGGCGCCCAGGGCATCGCGACGTTCGACACGACGGTGAAGCCCGCACTGGTGGCCGCGCTCGAGAAGGACGTCCCCGTGCTGCGTTCGGCGAAGCTCGTCGGGGACGTGGACGTCGACTCCTTCGTCGACGAGCAGTACGTGAAGCGTGTGTACGGCTCCGCCTACGCGAAGGCCCGGGCCGCCGGACCGCCGGCCGCACGCGGCGGCGAGGTCTGGCTGAAGGGCGAGGACACCACGTCGGCGTTCGCCACTCCCACCGAGGTCCTGCGGTACGCCGCCGGGCACGAGGGAAGGGTCCGCGCCGCGTACGTCCCCGACGCGGGCACCGGGACCCTGTGGTTCGCGGACCGTGCGGTCTGGGTGGAGGACGCCGGGGAGCTGAGGCCGTACGTCACGGAGTCGGCCGCCCGCGCGGACGTCGCGGCGCACCCCGGCTCCCGGACCGTCCCGTACGCCACCGCGCTCGGTCTGGCCCGCGCCTCATGA
- a CDS encoding 4Fe-4S dicluster domain-containing protein has translation MPLAPQRADVPVTIDESKCIDGCTLCVDMCPLDSLAIHPDSGKAFMHVDECWYCGPCAARCPTDAVTVNMPYLLR, from the coding sequence ATGCCTCTGGCGCCCCAGCGGGCCGACGTGCCCGTGACCATCGACGAGTCCAAGTGCATCGACGGCTGCACCCTCTGCGTCGACATGTGTCCGCTCGACTCCCTGGCCATCCACCCGGACAGCGGCAAGGCGTTCATGCACGTCGACGAGTGCTGGTACTGCGGCCCGTGCGCGGCCAGGTGTCCCACCGACGCGGTCACGGTCAACATGCCCTACCTCCTCCGGTGA